From the Desulfovibrio sp. JY genome, one window contains:
- the rpmI gene encoding 50S ribosomal protein L35 codes for MPKMKTNRSAAKRFTKTGSGKFARRRQNLRHILTKKNAKRTRRLGQGTLVDKANEKAVRRLLPYA; via the coding sequence ATGCCCAAGATGAAGACCAACCGCAGCGCGGCCAAGCGGTTCACCAAGACCGGTTCCGGCAAGTTTGCCCGCCGCCGGCAGAACCTGCGCCATATTCTGACCAAGAAAAACGCCAAGCGCACCCGCCGCCTGGGCCAGGGCACCCTGGTCGACAAGGCCAACGAAAAGGCCGTGCGCCGGCTTTTGCCCTACGCCTAG
- the rplT gene encoding 50S ribosomal protein L20, producing MRVKRGQAAHKRHKKYLKMAKGFVGARGVLYETAREVAERALVYAYRDRKQRKRQMRKLWIIRINAAARLNGLSYSVFMRGLTLAGVELDRKVLADMAVREKDSFQKLAELAKAKVN from the coding sequence ATGCGCGTCAAACGTGGACAAGCCGCCCATAAGCGGCACAAAAAATATTTGAAGATGGCCAAGGGCTTTGTCGGAGCCCGCGGCGTTCTCTACGAAACCGCCCGCGAGGTGGCCGAACGGGCGCTGGTTTACGCCTACCGCGACCGCAAGCAGCGCAAGCGCCAGATGCGCAAGCTCTGGATCATCCGTATCAATGCCGCCGCCCGCCTCAATGGTCTGTCCTACAGCGTGTTCATGCGCGGATTGACCCTTGCCGGCGTGGAACTGGACCGCAAGGTCCTGGCCGATATGGCCGTGCGCGAAAAGGACAGCTTCCAGAAGCTGGCGGAGCTGGCCAAAGCCAAGGTGAATTAA
- the pheS gene encoding phenylalanine--tRNA ligase subunit alpha, giving the protein MGSQPTLVAELEGLVGECAARLDQALALEDLEEIRVAYLGRKGRLAALMSQLPGLDPDARRAAGQAANTVKQSLTGLYDDRLAALSRAALDVALAGFDPTEPGRVPFAGSLHPITLVTAEICKAFGELGFSIVTGPEIETDYYNFEALNMPPEHPARDMQDTLYITDNVVLRTHTSPLQVRTMLAQKPPVAVIAPGKVYRRDSDLTHTPMFHQIEGLLVDEGVSMADLRGTLTAFVRRIFGPKTNVRFRPSFFPFTEPSAEVDISCVICGGKGETEAGTCRVCKGTGYVEILGCGMVDPNVFDAVGYDTERYTGFAFGMGVERVAMLKYGIGDLRMFFENDVRFLSQF; this is encoded by the coding sequence TTGGGAAGCCAACCCACGCTCGTTGCCGAGCTAGAGGGCCTGGTCGGGGAGTGCGCCGCGCGTCTCGACCAGGCCTTGGCGCTTGAGGACCTCGAGGAAATCCGGGTCGCCTACCTGGGACGCAAGGGCCGGCTGGCCGCGCTCATGTCCCAGCTCCCGGGCCTCGATCCCGATGCCCGTCGCGCCGCCGGACAGGCCGCCAACACGGTCAAGCAGTCCCTGACCGGCCTGTACGACGACAGACTGGCGGCGCTCAGCCGCGCGGCCCTGGACGTCGCCCTGGCCGGGTTCGATCCCACCGAACCGGGACGTGTCCCCTTTGCCGGAAGCCTGCACCCCATCACCCTGGTGACGGCGGAGATCTGCAAGGCCTTTGGTGAGTTGGGCTTTTCCATCGTCACCGGGCCGGAGATCGAGACCGACTACTACAATTTCGAGGCGCTCAACATGCCTCCCGAGCACCCCGCCCGGGACATGCAGGATACGCTGTACATCACGGACAACGTGGTGCTGCGCACCCACACCTCGCCCTTGCAGGTCCGCACCATGCTGGCGCAAAAGCCGCCGGTCGCGGTCATCGCCCCGGGCAAGGTCTACCGCCGCGACTCCGATCTCACCCACACCCCCATGTTCCACCAAATCGAAGGACTGCTCGTCGACGAGGGCGTGTCCATGGCCGATTTGCGTGGCACGCTGACAGCCTTCGTGCGCCGTATCTTCGGCCCGAAAACCAATGTGCGCTTCCGACCGAGCTTTTTCCCCTTTACCGAGCCGAGCGCCGAGGTGGATATCTCCTGCGTCATCTGCGGCGGCAAGGGGGAGACCGAGGCCGGCACCTGTCGGGTGTGCAAGGGCACGGGGTATGTCGAGATCCTGGGCTGCGGCATGGTCGACCCCAATGTGTTTGACGCCGTGGGTTACGACACCGAACGCTATACCGGGTTCGCCTTCGGCATGGGCGTGGAGCGCGTGGCCATGCTCAAGTACGGCATCGGCGACCTGCGCATGTTTTTTGAAAACGACGTTCGGTTCCTCAGCCAGTTTTAA
- the pheT gene encoding phenylalanine--tRNA ligase subunit beta, protein MLLSLAWLREFTPYEGTPQQLADRLTMLGLEIEEIKNPFEEIASVVVGKVLTCEAHPDSDHLSCCTVDVGGEAPLPIVCGAPNVAAGQHVPVAMVGVTLPGGLTIKKSKIRGQVSEGMICSESELGLAEERSGGILVLPESATVGWSLPDALGLDTCVLDVSITPNRADCLSVLGIAREVAMAFDLPLTLPEVSYPESGPNAATQVAIEIEDPQQCPVYRAKLVTGVTIGPSPDRIRWRLLAIGQRPISNIVDATNYVLFELGQPLHAFDRAKLAGNTVKVRNAVEGEKITTLDGQERLLTARDLLICDAEKPVALAGVMGGENSEMGSGSTEVLLECAVFRPGAIRKTARRLSLPSEASYRFERGVDQVGSVYAMHRAVSLMLETAGGTVLPGEAVAEPRPYTPRGIGFRPARASLLLGEEMAEDFCRKTLTALGCKLTDTDPSGAMAVTPPSYRLDLEREADLIEEVGRVYGLDRIAPKLPRVSKSLDDASPETEFGFWARLRAYAVGVGLREAVNYSFVGHGDLDLLCLDAACRVSVANPLSEDQNVMRPMLAPGLLGAVRHNLAQGNANLRLFEVARIFTADAASDSTAREAGRMGLALHGARHPEAWPWPKDVEAGYADIKGLVEGLLAHFHLPEPTFSRVEDQSWLAPQVDVTCGPVRLGLIGQVTPEVADAFHARSPLWIAELDIDALRVLVDAQKTVFAPLPGFPPVRRDITLAVPAGVTVGAVLAALRGANVPILEDVVLIDAYKPEGEVDRRLTFRITYRHPEKTLKDKEVDKVHEGLAKSVLAALPVTRP, encoded by the coding sequence ATGCTGCTCAGTTTAGCCTGGCTGCGCGAATTCACGCCCTATGAGGGCACTCCCCAGCAACTTGCCGACCGTTTGACCATGCTCGGCCTGGAAATCGAGGAGATCAAAAATCCCTTCGAGGAGATCGCCTCGGTGGTCGTCGGCAAGGTGCTCACCTGTGAGGCCCATCCCGACTCCGACCACCTGTCCTGCTGCACGGTGGACGTCGGCGGGGAAGCTCCCCTGCCCATCGTGTGCGGCGCGCCCAATGTCGCCGCCGGCCAGCATGTGCCCGTGGCCATGGTCGGCGTGACGCTGCCGGGTGGGCTCACCATCAAGAAGAGCAAGATTCGCGGCCAGGTGTCCGAAGGCATGATTTGCTCCGAATCGGAGCTGGGCCTGGCCGAGGAACGCAGCGGCGGCATCCTGGTCCTGCCCGAGAGCGCGACCGTCGGCTGGAGCCTGCCCGACGCCCTTGGCCTCGACACCTGCGTGCTCGACGTTTCCATCACGCCCAACCGGGCCGATTGCCTAAGCGTCCTTGGCATCGCCAGGGAAGTGGCCATGGCCTTCGACCTGCCGCTCACCTTGCCCGAGGTGTCCTATCCCGAGTCCGGTCCCAATGCCGCGACCCAGGTGGCCATCGAGATCGAGGACCCGCAGCAGTGCCCGGTCTACCGGGCCAAGCTCGTCACCGGCGTCACGATCGGTCCTTCCCCGGACCGCATCCGCTGGCGGCTTCTGGCCATCGGCCAGCGCCCCATCTCCAATATCGTCGATGCCACCAACTACGTGCTGTTCGAACTCGGCCAGCCGCTGCACGCCTTCGACCGGGCCAAGCTCGCCGGCAACACGGTCAAGGTGCGAAACGCGGTCGAGGGCGAGAAGATCACCACCCTTGACGGTCAGGAGCGTCTGCTCACCGCCCGGGACCTGCTTATCTGCGACGCCGAAAAGCCCGTGGCCCTGGCCGGCGTCATGGGCGGCGAGAACAGCGAGATGGGTTCCGGCAGCACCGAGGTGCTGCTCGAGTGCGCCGTGTTCCGTCCGGGCGCCATCCGCAAGACCGCCCGGCGGCTGTCCCTGCCGAGCGAGGCCTCCTACCGCTTCGAGCGCGGCGTGGATCAGGTCGGTTCGGTCTACGCCATGCACCGGGCCGTTTCGCTCATGCTCGAAACCGCCGGCGGCACGGTCCTGCCCGGCGAGGCCGTGGCCGAACCCCGTCCCTATACGCCGCGCGGCATCGGGTTCCGTCCGGCCCGGGCCAGCCTGCTTTTGGGCGAGGAAATGGCCGAGGATTTTTGCCGCAAGACGCTTACCGCGCTTGGCTGCAAGCTGACGGACACCGATCCCTCCGGGGCCATGGCCGTGACGCCGCCCTCGTACCGTCTGGACCTCGAGCGCGAGGCGGACCTCATCGAGGAAGTGGGGCGGGTGTACGGCCTGGACCGCATCGCGCCGAAGCTGCCCCGGGTGTCCAAGTCCCTGGACGACGCGTCGCCCGAGACGGAGTTCGGCTTCTGGGCGAGGCTTCGGGCCTACGCCGTGGGCGTCGGGCTTCGCGAGGCGGTCAACTACAGCTTTGTCGGCCACGGCGACCTCGATCTTTTGTGCCTGGATGCGGCCTGCCGTGTTTCGGTGGCCAATCCGCTGTCCGAGGATCAAAACGTCATGCGCCCCATGCTGGCCCCGGGGCTGCTTGGCGCCGTGCGCCACAACCTGGCCCAGGGCAACGCCAACCTGCGCCTTTTCGAGGTGGCCCGGATTTTCACCGCCGACGCGGCTTCGGACTCCACGGCCCGGGAGGCCGGCCGGATGGGTCTGGCCCTGCACGGCGCGCGTCATCCCGAAGCCTGGCCCTGGCCCAAGGACGTGGAAGCCGGCTATGCCGACATCAAGGGGCTGGTGGAAGGACTGCTCGCCCATTTTCATCTGCCCGAGCCGACCTTCTCCCGGGTCGAGGACCAGTCCTGGCTGGCGCCGCAGGTGGATGTGACCTGCGGTCCGGTGCGCCTGGGGCTCATCGGCCAGGTCACGCCCGAAGTGGCCGACGCGTTTCATGCCAGAAGTCCGCTGTGGATCGCCGAATTGGATATCGATGCCCTGCGGGTCCTGGTCGACGCCCAGAAGACGGTTTTCGCGCCGCTGCCGGGATTCCCGCCCGTGCGCCGCGACATCACCCTGGCCGTGCCGGCCGGCGTGACCGTGGGCGCGGTGCTGGCCGCGCTGCGTGGGGCCAACGTGCCCATCCTTGAGGATGTGGTGCTCATCGACGCCTACAAGCCCGAAGGCGAGGTCGACCGGCGGCTGACCTTCCGCATCACCTACCGCCACCCGGAAAAGACGCTCAAGGATAAGGAAGTGGACAAGGTCCACGAGGGACTCGCCAAGTCCGTCCTGGCCGCGCTGCCCGTGACACGGCCGTAG
- a CDS encoding alpha/beta hydrolase: MATITTQDGATLYYNDWGSGQPVVFSHGWPLTADAFEDQMFFLASHGYRVIAHDRRGHGRSDQTWYGNDLDTYADDLATLTEALDLKDAVHVGHSTGGGEVVRYLARHGSARVAKIVLIGAIPPLMLKTRDNPGGLPMAVFDGIREGVAKDRSQFFKDLSLPFYGYNRPGAKVSEGVRESFWRQGMLAGLPAAYFCIKAFSETDQTEDLKKIDVPTLFLHGDDDQIVPIDAASRAAVKLVKGATLTEYPGAPHGLCTTEKDKVNADLLAFIKG; encoded by the coding sequence ATGGCGACCATTACCACCCAAGACGGCGCGACATTGTATTATAATGACTGGGGCTCGGGACAACCGGTGGTTTTCAGCCACGGCTGGCCCCTTACCGCCGACGCCTTCGAGGACCAGATGTTCTTCCTGGCCTCCCACGGCTACCGGGTCATCGCCCACGACCGGCGCGGCCATGGCCGCTCCGACCAAACCTGGTACGGCAACGACCTGGACACCTATGCCGACGACCTGGCCACCCTGACCGAGGCCCTTGACCTCAAGGACGCGGTCCACGTGGGGCATTCCACCGGCGGCGGCGAGGTGGTCCGCTATCTGGCCCGCCACGGTTCGGCCCGGGTGGCCAAGATCGTGCTCATCGGCGCGATCCCACCGCTTATGCTCAAGACCCGGGACAATCCCGGCGGCCTGCCCATGGCCGTCTTCGACGGCATCCGGGAGGGGGTGGCCAAGGACCGCTCCCAGTTCTTCAAGGATCTGAGCCTGCCCTTCTACGGGTACAACCGGCCCGGGGCCAAGGTTTCGGAAGGCGTCCGGGAATCCTTCTGGCGGCAGGGGATGCTGGCCGGCCTTCCGGCGGCCTACTTCTGCATCAAGGCCTTTTCGGAAACCGACCAGACCGAGGACTTGAAAAAGATCGACGTGCCGACGCTGTTCCTGCACGGCGACGACGATCAGATCGTGCCCATCGACGCCGCCTCCCGGGCGGCGGTCAAGCTGGTCAAGGGCGCGACGCTTACGGAATACCCCGGCGCGCCCCATGGCCTGTGCACCACGGAAAAGGACAAGGTCAACGCCGACCTGCTGGCCTTCATCAAGGGCTAA
- a CDS encoding MerR family transcriptional regulator, whose amino-acid sequence MPQRTYKIGEVAGLTGLKPFVLRFWETEFPQLSPVRTQKGQRLYTDEHLELLHRIKTLLYEEKLTIDGARRRLADDGRDGPILRQIYDELTAIRRLLDS is encoded by the coding sequence ATGCCGCAACGGACCTACAAAATAGGTGAAGTCGCCGGTCTGACGGGACTCAAACCCTTTGTGCTGCGTTTTTGGGAAACCGAATTCCCGCAGCTTTCGCCCGTGCGCACCCAAAAAGGGCAGCGCCTCTACACCGACGAACACCTCGAACTCCTCCACCGCATCAAGACGCTGCTCTACGAGGAAAAGCTCACCATCGACGGCGCGCGACGCCGTCTAGCCGACGACGGTCGGGATGGCCCGATCTTGCGCCAGATCTATGACGAGTTGACGGCCATCCGGCGTCTGCTTGATTCCTGA
- a CDS encoding glutamine synthetase III → MSGIKARLDAISAIINYKPSHAPLNFSETKPTDVFGSNVFSDKVMRERLPKDVYKSLKKTIELGQKLDPSIADAVANAMKDWAIEKGATHFTHVFFPLTGLTAEKHDAFLVPDGKGGAVAEFSGKMLIQGEPDASSFPSGGLRTTFEARGYTAWDVTNPAYILENPNGTFLCIPTAFVSWTGEALDKKTPLLRSNQALNKQAQRILKLFGVTAKHPVVSFAGPEQEYFLIDRHFVFSRPDLLIAGRTLFGAKSAKGQEFEDQYFGVIPRRVLAFMMEVERELYKLGVPVKTRHNEVAPSQFEIAPIFEAGNLATDHNQMVMTVLRTVAKRYGLICLLHEKPFAGINGSGKHLNYSIGNEDMGSLFDPGDTPHENAQFLVFCAAAIRAVHKFGSLLRATVASASNDHRLGANEAPPAIMSVYLGEQLTDVFEQIKKGKVESSKQKGIMNIGVDTLPPLPMDPGDRNRTSPFAFTGNRFEFRAVGSSQSIAGPQVALNAMMAESLDYIATKLEAATGGDAGKLNSAVQTVIQEIMKEHDSVVFNGDGYSEEWHVEAEKRGLPNLKTTPDALPVLTTPEVVKLFTTYGIFSEAELASRKEIYLEQYVKTIQTEAALVVRMAKTIIFPAAVRYQGELAATCASLKAIGHDYKMTTLECVTDKLRDLQAKVAEFEKLLEHSADDTLAEAKYMCCTVLPAMLEVRTVADALETVVADDLWSLPSYQEMLFIR, encoded by the coding sequence ATGAGCGGAATCAAGGCTCGGCTGGACGCAATTTCGGCCATCATCAATTACAAGCCGTCCCATGCACCGCTGAACTTCAGCGAAACCAAGCCCACCGATGTTTTCGGCAGCAACGTCTTCAGCGACAAGGTCATGCGCGAACGGCTGCCCAAGGACGTCTACAAGTCGCTGAAAAAGACCATCGAGCTGGGCCAGAAGCTCGACCCGTCCATTGCCGACGCCGTGGCCAACGCCATGAAGGACTGGGCCATCGAAAAGGGCGCCACCCATTTCACCCATGTGTTTTTTCCGCTCACCGGCCTGACCGCCGAGAAGCACGACGCCTTCCTGGTCCCCGACGGCAAGGGCGGGGCCGTGGCCGAATTTTCCGGCAAGATGCTGATCCAGGGCGAGCCCGACGCTTCCTCCTTCCCCTCCGGCGGCCTGCGCACCACCTTCGAGGCCCGCGGCTACACCGCCTGGGACGTGACCAATCCGGCCTACATCCTGGAAAATCCCAACGGCACCTTCCTGTGCATCCCCACGGCCTTCGTGTCCTGGACCGGTGAGGCCCTGGACAAGAAGACCCCGCTTTTGCGCTCCAACCAGGCGCTTAACAAGCAGGCCCAGCGCATCCTGAAGCTTTTCGGCGTCACCGCCAAGCATCCCGTGGTGTCCTTTGCCGGGCCCGAGCAGGAATACTTCCTCATCGACCGCCATTTCGTCTTCTCCCGCCCCGACCTGCTCATCGCCGGCCGCACGCTTTTCGGCGCCAAGTCGGCCAAGGGCCAGGAGTTCGAGGACCAGTACTTCGGCGTCATTCCCCGCCGCGTGCTGGCCTTCATGATGGAAGTCGAGCGTGAGCTCTACAAGCTCGGCGTTCCGGTCAAGACCCGCCACAACGAAGTGGCCCCCAGCCAGTTCGAGATCGCCCCGATCTTCGAGGCCGGCAACCTGGCCACCGACCACAACCAGATGGTCATGACCGTGCTGCGCACCGTGGCCAAGCGCTACGGCCTCATCTGCCTGCTGCACGAGAAGCCCTTCGCCGGCATCAACGGCTCGGGCAAGCATCTCAATTACTCCATCGGCAACGAGGACATGGGTAGCCTGTTCGATCCGGGCGACACCCCGCACGAGAACGCCCAGTTCCTGGTTTTCTGCGCCGCCGCCATCCGCGCCGTGCACAAGTTCGGTTCCCTGCTGCGCGCCACGGTCGCCAGCGCCTCCAACGACCATCGCCTGGGTGCCAACGAGGCTCCGCCGGCCATCATGTCCGTCTACCTCGGCGAGCAGCTCACCGACGTCTTCGAGCAGATCAAGAAGGGCAAGGTCGAGAGCTCCAAGCAGAAGGGCATCATGAACATCGGCGTCGACACCCTGCCGCCGCTGCCCATGGATCCGGGCGACCGCAACCGCACCAGCCCCTTCGCCTTCACCGGCAACCGCTTCGAATTCCGCGCCGTGGGCTCCTCCCAGTCCATCGCCGGTCCCCAGGTGGCGCTCAACGCCATGATGGCCGAGTCCCTGGACTACATCGCCACCAAGCTCGAGGCCGCCACCGGCGGGGATGCCGGCAAGCTCAACAGCGCCGTGCAGACCGTGATCCAGGAGATCATGAAGGAACACGATTCCGTGGTCTTCAACGGCGACGGCTACTCCGAGGAGTGGCATGTCGAGGCCGAGAAGCGCGGCCTGCCCAACCTCAAGACCACGCCCGACGCCCTGCCGGTGCTGACCACCCCCGAAGTGGTCAAGCTCTTCACCACCTACGGCATCTTCAGCGAGGCCGAGCTCGCCTCCCGCAAGGAGATCTACCTCGAGCAGTACGTCAAGACCATCCAGACCGAGGCCGCCCTGGTCGTGCGCATGGCCAAGACCATCATCTTCCCGGCCGCCGTGCGCTATCAGGGCGAGCTGGCCGCCACCTGCGCCAGCCTCAAGGCCATTGGCCACGACTACAAGATGACGACCCTGGAGTGCGTGACCGACAAGCTGCGCGACCTGCAGGCCAAGGTGGCCGAGTTCGAGAAGCTCCTGGAGCACAGCGCCGACGACACCCTGGCCGAGGCCAAGTACATGTGCTGCACGGTGCTGCCGGCCATGCTGGAAGTGCGCACCGTGGCCGACGCCCTGGAAACCGTGGTGGCCGACGACCTGTGGTCGCTGCCGAGCTACCAGGAAATGCTCTTTATCCGCTAG
- a CDS encoding DUF1269 domain-containing protein: MSDLIVVGYDDMFEAETVRLKLLKMQKEYLVDLEDAVVAVKDPQGKIKLNQMYHLAASGAIGGGFWGALIGLIFMMPVLGAVVGAASGAAAGALSDVGIDDDFMKKLANTLQPGTSVLFVLLRKMTADKVLDELKGTGGKVLQTSLSHEDQDKLQAALSTAQATS, from the coding sequence ATGAGTGATTTGATTGTCGTGGGCTACGACGACATGTTCGAAGCCGAAACGGTGCGCCTCAAATTGTTGAAGATGCAGAAGGAATATCTGGTCGATCTGGAAGACGCGGTCGTGGCCGTCAAGGACCCGCAAGGCAAGATCAAGCTCAACCAGATGTACCACCTGGCCGCTTCCGGGGCCATCGGCGGCGGCTTCTGGGGAGCGTTGATCGGGCTCATCTTCATGATGCCGGTGCTCGGCGCTGTGGTCGGCGCGGCTTCGGGCGCGGCGGCCGGGGCGCTGTCCGACGTCGGCATCGACGACGACTTCATGAAAAAGCTGGCCAATACGCTCCAGCCCGGCACCTCGGTGCTGTTCGTGCTCCTCCGCAAGATGACGGCGGACAAGGTGCTCGACGAGCTCAAGGGCACGGGCGGCAAGGTGCTCCAGACCTCGCTTTCCCACGAGGACCAGGACAAGCTGCAAGCCGCGCTCAGCACCGCCCAGGCCACATCCTGA
- a CDS encoding NADH:flavin oxidoreductase, whose translation MKTLFDPMAVKGTRFKNRLLRSATWERMADADGHVTPRLVALYAALAKGGVGGIIASATFMSPRSKALDGQMGLYDAGCLPGHRQLTEAAHEEGVPILLQLAFAGQDGARWTPADADADTLRHLPELFAKGAALAREAGYDGAQIHSAHGYFLSQFLHPTANTRTDAYGGTPERRRALLEAIYAAMRREAGEDFLLSVKLDCRDMDRTPGVFDACQEVAGTLDEAGIDLVEISGLGGNRGLCDGPEQKESVFREEAAAVAASIRAPVMLVGANRSPATMTGILAETEIACFAMARPFLCEPDLAVRWRDGSEEPSRCVSCGGCYDEAGNRCVFAVS comes from the coding sequence ATGAAGACGTTGTTCGACCCCATGGCCGTCAAGGGGACGCGATTCAAAAACAGGTTGCTGCGATCGGCAACCTGGGAGCGGATGGCCGATGCCGACGGCCATGTCACGCCCCGGCTGGTGGCGCTCTATGCCGCCCTGGCCAAGGGCGGTGTCGGCGGCATCATCGCCAGCGCGACGTTTATGAGCCCACGCTCCAAGGCCCTGGACGGGCAGATGGGCCTGTACGACGCGGGCTGCCTGCCCGGGCATCGGCAGCTGACGGAAGCGGCCCATGAGGAAGGGGTGCCGATCCTCCTCCAACTGGCCTTTGCCGGTCAGGACGGCGCGCGCTGGACGCCGGCAGACGCCGACGCGGACACGCTGCGGCACCTGCCGGAACTTTTCGCCAAGGGCGCGGCACTGGCCCGTGAGGCGGGATACGACGGGGCGCAGATCCACAGTGCCCATGGCTACTTTCTCAGCCAGTTCCTGCACCCGACGGCCAATACGCGCACCGACGCCTACGGCGGCACTCCGGAAAGGCGGCGCGCCCTGCTCGAAGCGATCTACGCCGCCATGCGCCGGGAAGCCGGGGAGGATTTCCTGCTGTCGGTCAAGCTCGATTGCCGCGATATGGACCGGACGCCGGGCGTTTTCGACGCCTGCCAGGAAGTGGCCGGAACGCTCGACGAGGCCGGAATCGACCTGGTGGAAATAAGCGGCCTTGGCGGCAACAGGGGATTGTGTGACGGGCCGGAGCAGAAAGAGTCCGTCTTCCGCGAGGAAGCCGCCGCCGTGGCGGCAAGCATCCGCGCCCCGGTGATGCTGGTCGGGGCCAACCGTTCGCCGGCGACCATGACCGGGATTCTGGCGGAGACGGAAATCGCCTGCTTCGCCATGGCGCGGCCGTTTCTTTGCGAGCCCGACCTTGCCGTCCGCTGGCGCGACGGTTCCGAAGAGCCCAGCCGGTGCGTCTCGTGCGGCGGGTGCTACGACGAGGCCGGCAACCGCTGCGTATTCGCCGTTTCGTAG
- the greA gene encoding transcription elongation factor GreA, protein MDSIPITVQGFKRLERELERLKKERPEVILAIKEAREEGDLRENAGYDAARERQGMLEARINFIESRMPRFNVIDLDTLDGEQAIFGATVEIEDVDTGDVKKYTLLGPDEAQPSKGSISILSPVGQALLGKYEGDEIVVDAPRGKINYEIVSIVFNGSIEKE, encoded by the coding sequence ATGGACAGCATTCCTATTACCGTCCAAGGTTTCAAGCGACTCGAACGCGAACTGGAGCGTCTCAAGAAGGAACGCCCGGAAGTGATCCTGGCCATCAAAGAAGCGCGCGAAGAAGGCGACCTGCGCGAAAACGCCGGTTACGACGCCGCCCGCGAACGCCAGGGGATGCTCGAAGCCCGCATCAACTTCATCGAATCGCGCATGCCGCGCTTCAACGTCATCGACCTGGACACCCTGGACGGCGAGCAGGCCATCTTCGGCGCCACGGTGGAGATCGAGGACGTGGACACCGGCGACGTCAAGAAATACACGCTGCTCGGCCCGGACGAAGCCCAACCGAGCAAGGGCTCCATCTCCATCCTGTCGCCGGTCGGCCAGGCGCTGCTCGGCAAGTACGAGGGCGATGAGATCGTGGTGGACGCGCCCCGGGGCAAGATCAACTACGAAATCGTCTCCATCGTCTTCAACGGTTCCATCGAAAAAGAATAG
- a CDS encoding nucleoside 2-deoxyribosyltransferase gives MRVYLAGPLFSLAERRFMARLRDQAGALPGVVALWPGDFFAGDDLAAMGATAKEHIFRGCLAGVDSCDLVVAVLDGTQVDDGTAFEAGYAHARGLPVWGLRTDFRVAGDTVHSLVNCMIECACARIFRDEAALLEAMAAKAALAAKTEA, from the coding sequence ATGCGCGTTTATCTGGCCGGACCCCTTTTCAGCCTGGCCGAACGTCGGTTCATGGCCCGGTTGCGCGACCAGGCCGGCGCGTTGCCGGGTGTTGTCGCCCTGTGGCCCGGGGATTTTTTTGCGGGCGACGACTTGGCCGCCATGGGCGCGACGGCCAAGGAGCATATTTTCCGGGGCTGTCTGGCCGGCGTCGACAGTTGCGATCTGGTCGTGGCCGTGCTCGACGGGACCCAGGTCGACGACGGCACCGCCTTCGAGGCGGGCTACGCCCATGCCCGGGGCCTTCCGGTCTGGGGCTTGCGCACGGATTTCCGCGTGGCCGGGGATACGGTCCATTCCCTGGTCAACTGCATGATCGAATGCGCCTGTGCCCGGATATTCCGGGACGAAGCCGCTCTCTTGGAGGCCATGGCCGCCAAGGCCGCCCTTGCCGCCAAAACGGAGGCCTGA
- a CDS encoding ferrous iron transport protein A encodes MTVSMRKLGVNQKGCVRAVTAGGELGRRIRDMGLVPGARIMVIGRAPLADPVELRMKGFTLSLRNSEADYISVEAL; translated from the coding sequence ATGACTGTTTCGATGCGAAAGCTTGGCGTCAATCAGAAAGGATGCGTCCGGGCGGTGACCGCCGGCGGCGAACTGGGACGGCGCATTCGGGATATGGGCCTTGTGCCCGGGGCCCGGATCATGGTCATCGGCCGGGCCCCGCTGGCCGATCCGGTCGAACTGCGCATGAAGGGGTTCACCCTGTCGCTGCGCAACAGCGAGGCCGACTATATTTCCGTGGAGGCGCTCTAG